Sequence from the Phragmites australis chromosome 6, lpPhrAust1.1, whole genome shotgun sequence genome:
tattctttaaatatattacacaaaaaaaatagtaatcaaAGATGTATTTTAGGGATCGTATCGATGTCCAAAATAACAATTATTTGTAACCGAAGAGGGTATGTTTTATTAAAGCTTAATTTAAAGGCCGCGCTAGTCAAATGATGTCTTATACAAATGGAATCGAAATAAAAGTAATGGTGAAACATTTGCGTGTAAATGTTCAAAACCACTTAATAAACAAGgacggaggagaagaagcactgagaatcttgtttttcttttttgagaggaCTGAAAAATCTAGTTACATTAATGAAAGATAGCAACATAACCAATCATGTAAGTATAATTTAAGAGCATAAAACCAAAAGGAAGTTTTCCCAAATAGGGGTAGGACGAGGACATCCTCCTCCAATTCAAAACCACTGCCGACTCGGCCCCACCAACCCCGCCAGAAGCCCCACGCGCTCCCTACTCGGAAGCCGCACGGACCGCCAGGTGGCTGGCACCATGCGACGTCGCCATCCGACGCGCCATTCTCGAGTTGAATCTCGGGTCAACGCGCCGCGCGCGGTCGCGGGGCGACGTATAAGTAACCGATCCACTGAGACCCGCCAAGACTCGGCATGCCTGTGATCGACGTAGGCAGCAGCTTCAGCTCGCACCATTGCACCGCGCCAGCGTGCGTGCAGTGGCCAGTGACATGTTGTCGTCGCCGGAGATGGAGGGCGGCAGTGTGGGGAGCAGCAAGAAGTACAAGGGCGTGCGGCGGCGCAAGTGGGGCAAGTGGGTGTCGGAGATCCGCCTGCCCAACAGCCGCGAGCGCATCTGGCTGGGCTCCTACGACGCTCCCGAGAAGGCCGCGCGCGCCTTCGACGCCGCCTTCGTCTGCCTCCGCGGCCGCGGAGCTGCCGGCGCGGACCTCAACTTCCCGGACTCCCCGCCGCCCTGCCGCCCCGGCGGATGCAGTAGCGACCCGCAGGAGGTGCAGGCGGCCGCGCTCTCCCACGCCAACCGCGCCACCGTCATGGAGCAGCAGGCGGCCGCTGCGGCGTTCATGGACGTCGACGACTTCTCCCCAACGCTGTCGGAGGAGGCCATGGCTCACGGCGCGGACGTTCTTGGCACTGGCAGCGCTGAGGTCGTGGCGCCCGTGCGCGCCGACGGCAGTATCGACTGGCGACCCGTCATGGCGCACCCGCCGCCGCTCTACTCCCCAACCGGGTGGGGTAGCAATGCCTACGACTTCCTGCAGGTGCCGCCGCCGACACAGGCGGAAGAGGACATGGAGGAGAGTTGCCATGATGCATGCTCTTCTCTCTGGAGCTTTGACTCGTACTCCAGATACTAAGAAAGTACGTGCTTCTAGGTTACACCTACTACCAGATAGCGCCATGGCGGCTCATCTCTACAACTGCATTGCTACGAGGCATGAACTACAAGTTCACTGCTATGAGTATACACAAAATTTTAACatgattttggtgataatgatCGATAGTAAGTGGAGTTTTCTCACAGTGCCTATCGAGGAATTTAAGATAGTTTTACAGAGGTTAAATATACAAAAAGATTGATTGGATGCAACTATTTATGGCCCCCTGCAGAGGGCTTGCATGTCCATTTCATG
This genomic interval carries:
- the LOC133920345 gene encoding ethylene-responsive transcription factor ERF017-like produces the protein MLSSPEMEGGSVGSSKKYKGVRRRKWGKWVSEIRLPNSRERIWLGSYDAPEKAARAFDAAFVCLRGRGAAGADLNFPDSPPPCRPGGCSSDPQEVQAAALSHANRATVMEQQAAAAAFMDVDDFSPTLSEEAMAHGADVLGTGSAEVVAPVRADGSIDWRPVMAHPPPLYSPTGWGSNAYDFLQVPPPTQAEEDMEESCHDACSSLWSFDSYSRY